In Haematobia irritans isolate KBUSLIRL chromosome 1, ASM5000362v1, whole genome shotgun sequence, a genomic segment contains:
- the LOC142230200 gene encoding uncharacterized protein LOC142230200, producing the protein MHENVGNANENPPDIGIRGCTASELNDNSLWWHGPKWLTSSSELWPKPVTFKEPSFERKTVNFHTDTQIEDILDRFFDRALRVLCYMYRFIRKCRKIRVPETHTEFITKDEIEFVKFTLIRQAQREYYATEYNAIEYHMPLNSKSRLLALNPKLDDNGLLRVNGRLSNADLSYNERFPIILPEKSRFCKLFVEYTHKLLLHSEHQVMLRAIRQVFYIIRLKSIIRHCIRNCRTCTIFKSKIRTQIMSSLLSERCTFSLLFTHTGVDFAVPFEIKTSGLRNAKFQKGYAAIFVCMSTRAVHLEACSELTTEAFLSTFNRFTGRRGFTSKMFSDNGTNFVGASRALATAYKIFLKNAQKSTTEKYNLHWFSWHFIPPHAPHVGGLWESAVKSMKSHLRKVASNLKFTFEEFSTLLVRIESILNSPISPINEDPFELNPLTPGHLLRGSALVAVPEEYSDNLSLLNRWQRLKTLQMQFAKRWKSEYLLELQRRYKWKTAQKNLRENDFCYCERR; encoded by the coding sequence ATGCATGAAAATGTTGGAAATGCTAACGAAAATCCCCCGGACATTGGCATTCGTGGTTGCACAGCATCAGAATTGAATGATAACTCATTATGGTGGCACGGTCCAAAATGGCTCACCAGTTCCTCTGAATTATGGCCTAAACCTGTTACATTTAAAGAACCTAGTTTTGAACGGAAAACCGTCAATTTTCATACTGACACTCAGATTGAAGATATTCTAGATCGGTTTTTTGATCGAGCGCTACGCGTGTTATGCTACATGTATAGATTTATAAGAAAATGTCGAAAGATAAGGGTTCCAGAAACGCATACTGAATTTATTACAAAAGATGAAATAGAATTTGTGAAATTTACCCTGATACGACAAGCTCAACGAGAATATTATGCAACTGAATATAATGCCATTGAATATCATATGCCCCTTAATTCTAAAAGTAGATTACTTGCACTAAATCCGAAACTTGATGACAACGGATTGTTACGAGTGAATGGTCGATTATCTAATGCTGATTTAAGTTATAACGAACGATTTCCGATAATCTTACCTGAAAAATCACGCTTCTGCAAACTCTTTGTCGAATATACTCATAAACTGTTACTGCATTCTGAACATCAAGTGATGTTACGAGCCATTCGCCAAGTATTTTACATCATACGTTTGAAAAGTATAATACGACACTGTATAAGAAACTGTCGCACATGCACTatatttaaaagtaaaattcgCACACAAATAATGTCTTCATTACTATCTGAAAGATGCACCTTTTCTTTGCTCTTTACACATACTGGAGTTGATTTCGCAGtcccttttgaaataaaaacttcGGGACTAAGAAACGCTAAATTTCAAAAGGGATATGCGGCCATCTTCGTATGTATGTCCACTCGCGCTGTTCACCTGGAAGCCTGTTCAGAACTTACAACGGAGGCTTTCCTTTCCACTTTTAATCGATTTACAGGGCGTAGAGGATTCACAAGCAAAATGTTTTCTGATAATGGTACCAATTTCGTTGGTGCAAGTAGAGCACTGGCCACTGCATAtaagatatttttgaaaaatgcacAGAAGTCGACCACTGAAAAGTATAATCTGCATTGGTTTTCTTGGCACTTCATTCCACCGCACGCACCACACGTGGGAGGATTGTGGGAGTCGGCAGTGAAGAGCATGAAGAGTCATTTGCGGAAAGTAGCTTCTAATTTGAAATTTACTTTCGAAGAATTCTCCACATTACTTGTTCGCATCGAGAGCATATTGAATTCTCCTATTTCACCTATCAATGAGGATCCATTTGAACTGAACCCACTCACACCTGGTCATTTATTGCGAGGATCTGCTCTAGTCGCAGTACCTGAGGAATATTCCGACAATTTGAGCCTTTTAAATCGCTGGCAACGCCTGAAAACTTTGCAAATGCAATTTGCGAAGCGTTGGAAATCAGAATATCTCCTTGAATTGCAAAGACGATACAAATGGAAGACTGCGCAGAAAAATCTGAGAGAAAAtgatttttgttattgtgaaagaaGGTAA